From Aedes albopictus strain Foshan chromosome 1, AalbF5, whole genome shotgun sequence, one genomic window encodes:
- the LOC109427449 gene encoding CLIP domain-containing serine protease B4 isoform X2, whose protein sequence is MIGRLPVLVLLAIVLQLVRCQTSNKMASEGQVCQAGDVIGRCVPIKEYPEYAAILKKQFRSAQETQYLNDRFCGYTPARKALVCKPVKINEPHCGRQFTDRIVKGNLTELDEYPWMALFQYKKPKGFGFYCGGALINTRYVLSAAHCFVGLRYGWEVIKVRLGEWDVESDEDCTGTDDERNCAPPIQEFDLERIIPHEGFSVKSNNKVHDIALVRMSGDAQYSNFVAPICLPEPGCVANMKRLMDGVLIASGWGKTENSSASRYKLYTKLHCSNYEDCKANYIARKAISLTEGQFCAQGDAGQDTCNGDSGGPLMKQIGEQARYYVTGVVSFGPSKCGEQLPGVYTKVEHYYKWIVQKIVETS, encoded by the exons ATGATAGGACGGTTGCCTGTTCTAGTGTTGCTGGCGATAGTGCTGCAGCTGGTACGATGTCAAACATCGAACAAGA TGGCATCCGAGGGGCAGGTCTGCCAGGCTGGTGATGTCATCGGTCGCTGCGTACCGATAAAGGAATACCCCGAATATGCCGCGATTTTGAAGAAACAATTTCGATCTGCTCAGGAAACGCAATATCTGAACGATCGATTCTGCGGTTATACACCTGCGAGGAAAGCACTGGTATGCAAACCGGTGAAGATCAACGAACCGCACTGCGGCAGACAGTTTACCGATCGGATCGTGAAGGGAAACCTGACCGAGCTGGATGAATATCCATGGATGGCACTGTTTCAGTATAAGAAACCCAAAGGTTTTGGATTCTATTGCGGGGGTGCGTTGATCAATACTCGGTACGTGTTGTCGGCAGCTCACTGCTTCGTTGGACTGCGATACGGCTGGGAAGTGATTAAGGTCAGACTTG GCGAATGGGACGTGGAGTCTGATGAGGATTGTACCGGAACAGACGATGAACGGAATTGCGCCCCTCCGATTCAGGAGTTCGACCTCGAGCGGATTATACCACATGAGGGATTTTCAGTGAAGAGCAACAACAAAGTACATGACATTGCGCTGGTTCGGATGTCCGGCGATGCTCAGTATAGCAACTTCGTGGCGCCGATTTGTCTACCCGAACCAGGTTGTGTAGCGAACATGAAACGCCTGATGGACGGCGTACTGATTGCATCCGGTTGGGGGAAGACCGAAAATT CATCCGCCAGTCGATACAAACTGTACACCAAGCTGCACTGTTCCAACTACGAGGATTGCAAAGCGAACTACATCGCGCGGAAAGCTATTTCGTTAACGGAGGGACAATTTTGCGCCCAAGGTGATGCCGGGCAGGATACCTGCAATGGGGACTCCGGAGGACCACTGATGAAGCAAATTGGAGAACAGGCTCGGTACTACGTGACGGGTGTGGTCAGCTTTGGTCCATCCAAGTGTGGAGAACAGTTACCCGGAGTGTACACGAAAGTGGAGCACTACTACAAGTGGATTGTGCAGAAAATAGTGGAAACTTCTTGA
- the LOC109427449 gene encoding CLIP domain-containing serine protease B4 isoform X1 — MIGRLPVLVLLAIVLQLVRCQTSNKSISNKVASEGQVCQAGDVIGRCVPIKEYPEYAAILKKQFRSAQETQYLNDRFCGYTPARKALVCKPVKINEPHCGRQFTDRIVKGNLTELDEYPWMALFQYKKPKGFGFYCGGALINTRYVLSAAHCFVGLRYGWEVIKVRLGEWDVESDEDCTGTDDERNCAPPIQEFDLERIIPHEGFSVKSNNKVHDIALVRMSGDAQYSNFVAPICLPEPGCVANMKRLMDGVLIASGWGKTENSSASRYKLYTKLHCSNYEDCKANYIARKAISLTEGQFCAQGDAGQDTCNGDSGGPLMKQIGEQARYYVTGVVSFGPSKCGEQLPGVYTKVEHYYKWIVQKIVETS, encoded by the exons ATGATAGGACGGTTGCCTGTTCTAGTGTTGCTGGCGATAGTGCTGCAGCTGGTACGATGTCAAACATCGAACAAGAGTATTTCCAATAAAG TGGCATCCGAGGGGCAGGTCTGCCAGGCTGGTGATGTCATCGGTCGCTGCGTACCGATAAAGGAATACCCCGAATATGCCGCGATTTTGAAGAAACAATTTCGATCTGCTCAGGAAACGCAATATCTGAACGATCGATTCTGCGGTTATACACCTGCGAGGAAAGCACTGGTATGCAAACCGGTGAAGATCAACGAACCGCACTGCGGCAGACAGTTTACCGATCGGATCGTGAAGGGAAACCTGACCGAGCTGGATGAATATCCATGGATGGCACTGTTTCAGTATAAGAAACCCAAAGGTTTTGGATTCTATTGCGGGGGTGCGTTGATCAATACTCGGTACGTGTTGTCGGCAGCTCACTGCTTCGTTGGACTGCGATACGGCTGGGAAGTGATTAAGGTCAGACTTG GCGAATGGGACGTGGAGTCTGATGAGGATTGTACCGGAACAGACGATGAACGGAATTGCGCCCCTCCGATTCAGGAGTTCGACCTCGAGCGGATTATACCACATGAGGGATTTTCAGTGAAGAGCAACAACAAAGTACATGACATTGCGCTGGTTCGGATGTCCGGCGATGCTCAGTATAGCAACTTCGTGGCGCCGATTTGTCTACCCGAACCAGGTTGTGTAGCGAACATGAAACGCCTGATGGACGGCGTACTGATTGCATCCGGTTGGGGGAAGACCGAAAATT CATCCGCCAGTCGATACAAACTGTACACCAAGCTGCACTGTTCCAACTACGAGGATTGCAAAGCGAACTACATCGCGCGGAAAGCTATTTCGTTAACGGAGGGACAATTTTGCGCCCAAGGTGATGCCGGGCAGGATACCTGCAATGGGGACTCCGGAGGACCACTGATGAAGCAAATTGGAGAACAGGCTCGGTACTACGTGACGGGTGTGGTCAGCTTTGGTCCATCCAAGTGTGGAGAACAGTTACCCGGAGTGTACACGAAAGTGGAGCACTACTACAAGTGGATTGTGCAGAAAATAGTGGAAACTTCTTGA